In Burkholderia gladioli, a genomic segment contains:
- a CDS encoding YggS family pyridoxal phosphate-dependent enzyme: MSDLAASLASVHRRIDDAARSAGRAPGEVVLLAVSKTFPAEAVREAHAAGQRAFGENYVQEAFDKIAALADLRASLDWHFIGPLQSNKTRVVAEQFDWVHSVDRLKIAQRLAEQRPAHLPPLNVCVQVNVSGEDSKSGVAPAEAAALAREVAAMPTLRLRGLMAIPEPAGELAAQRVPHRLLRELFDTLKAEGLALDTLSMGMSADLEAAVLEGATIVRVGTAIFGARDYGTPRAS, from the coding sequence ATGTCCGATCTCGCCGCCAGCCTCGCCTCCGTTCACCGCCGCATCGACGACGCGGCCCGCTCCGCCGGCCGCGCGCCGGGCGAGGTGGTGCTGCTCGCGGTGTCGAAGACATTCCCAGCCGAAGCCGTGCGCGAAGCGCATGCGGCCGGCCAGCGCGCGTTCGGCGAGAATTACGTGCAGGAGGCGTTCGACAAGATCGCCGCGCTCGCGGATCTTCGCGCCTCGCTCGACTGGCACTTCATCGGGCCGCTGCAATCGAACAAGACGCGCGTGGTGGCCGAGCAGTTCGACTGGGTGCACTCGGTCGACCGACTCAAGATCGCGCAGCGCCTGGCCGAGCAGCGCCCGGCGCACCTGCCGCCGCTCAATGTCTGCGTGCAGGTCAACGTGAGCGGCGAGGACAGCAAGAGCGGCGTCGCGCCGGCCGAGGCGGCAGCGCTGGCGCGCGAGGTGGCCGCCATGCCCACGCTGCGGTTGCGCGGCCTGATGGCGATCCCCGAGCCGGCCGGCGAACTCGCGGCGCAGCGCGTGCCGCACCGGCTGCTGCGCGAGCTGTTCGACACGCTCAAGGCCGAGGGCCTGGCGCTCGACACGCTGTCGATGGGGATGTCGGCCGATCTCGAGGCGGCCGTGCTCGAGGGCGCCACCATCGTGCGCGTCGGCACCGCGATCTTCGGCGCGCGCGACTACGGCACGCCGCGCGCGTCCTGA
- the proC gene encoding pyrroline-5-carboxylate reductase: protein MKIAFIGGGNMAAALIGGIVKRGTAAPDDLYVIDPNADIRTRLREERGVATGETIDATLAGYDAIVLAVKPQVLNEVAKALAPHLGQALVISIAAGIRATDLSRWLGGYARIVRTMPNTPALVGMGVTGLAALGGVDAAGRELASAVLGAVGETVWFDDEARLDAVTAISGSGPAYVFYFIEALQEAARQLGLNEEQGRALAVATFTGAAQLAAQSGEPAGVLRERVTSKGGTTAAALAAFDAQQLKDRIVSGVLAADARARELGDELGRN, encoded by the coding sequence ATGAAAATTGCATTCATCGGCGGAGGCAACATGGCAGCCGCCCTGATCGGCGGTATCGTCAAGCGCGGCACCGCGGCGCCCGACGATCTCTACGTGATCGATCCCAACGCGGATATCCGCACGCGCCTGCGCGAGGAACGCGGCGTGGCCACCGGCGAGACCATCGACGCCACGCTGGCCGGCTACGACGCGATCGTGCTGGCGGTCAAGCCGCAGGTGCTCAACGAGGTGGCCAAGGCGCTCGCGCCGCATCTCGGCCAGGCGCTGGTAATCAGCATCGCGGCCGGCATCCGCGCCACCGACCTGTCGCGCTGGCTGGGCGGCTACGCGCGCATCGTGCGCACCATGCCGAACACGCCGGCACTGGTCGGCATGGGCGTGACGGGCCTGGCCGCGCTCGGCGGGGTCGACGCGGCCGGCCGCGAGCTGGCCTCGGCCGTGCTCGGCGCGGTCGGCGAGACGGTCTGGTTCGACGACGAGGCGCGCCTGGATGCCGTGACGGCGATCTCCGGCAGCGGCCCTGCCTACGTGTTCTATTTCATCGAGGCGCTACAGGAAGCGGCACGCCAGCTCGGCCTGAACGAGGAACAGGGCCGCGCGCTGGCGGTGGCGACCTTCACCGGCGCCGCGCAACTGGCCGCGCAATCGGGCGAGCCGGCCGGCGTGCTGCGCGAGCGCGTGACCTCCAAGGGCGGCACCACGGCTGCGGCGCTGGCCGCCTTCGACGCGCAGCAGCTCAAGGACCGGATCGTGAGCGGCGTGCTGGCCGCCGATGCGCGGGCCCGCGAACTCGGCGACGAACTCGGCCGCAACTGA
- the glcE gene encoding glycolate oxidase subunit GlcE, protein MEQDEIVAHWAERIRSAGAQGRSLRIRGGGTKDWYGQSLDGEILDTRAWHGIVSYDPAELVITARAGTPLAAIEAELAAHNQMLPFEPPHFGRHASFGGAIAAGLSGPRRASAGAVRDFVLGVTLMNGRGQVLRFGGQVVKNVAGYDVARLMAGSLGTLGLMLDLSVKVLPVPVAELTLKFDMSATDAVRKLNEWSGHPFPVSASAWRFGTLVLRLSGAEAAVKAAKGALGGEAVDAVEAQRFWHGVREQNDPFFNAMLPGHALWRLSLPSITEPMHLPGSQMMEWGGAQRWWITDADATTVRMSAKQAGGHATLYRASAGYDRGGGVFTPLAGPLLAIHRGLKAAFDPDRVFNRGRLYPDF, encoded by the coding sequence ATGGAACAGGACGAGATCGTCGCGCACTGGGCCGAACGCATCCGCAGCGCGGGCGCGCAGGGCCGCTCGCTGCGGATTCGCGGCGGCGGCACCAAGGACTGGTACGGCCAGTCGCTCGACGGCGAGATACTCGATACGCGCGCCTGGCACGGCATCGTCTCCTACGACCCCGCCGAACTCGTGATCACGGCACGCGCCGGCACGCCGCTGGCGGCCATCGAGGCGGAGCTGGCCGCGCACAACCAGATGCTGCCCTTCGAGCCGCCTCACTTCGGCCGCCACGCCAGCTTCGGCGGCGCCATCGCGGCCGGCCTGTCGGGCCCGCGGCGCGCCAGCGCCGGCGCGGTGCGCGACTTCGTGCTCGGCGTCACGCTGATGAACGGGCGCGGCCAGGTGCTGCGCTTCGGCGGCCAGGTGGTGAAGAACGTCGCCGGCTACGACGTGGCGCGCCTGATGGCCGGCTCGCTGGGTACGCTCGGGCTGATGCTGGACCTGTCGGTGAAGGTGCTGCCGGTGCCGGTCGCCGAGCTGACGCTGAAGTTCGACATGAGCGCGACCGACGCGGTGCGCAAGCTCAACGAGTGGTCGGGCCACCCGTTCCCGGTCAGCGCGAGCGCCTGGCGCTTCGGCACCCTGGTGCTGCGCCTGTCGGGCGCCGAGGCGGCCGTCAAGGCGGCCAAGGGCGCGCTGGGCGGCGAGGCGGTGGACGCGGTCGAGGCGCAGCGCTTCTGGCACGGCGTGCGCGAGCAGAACGACCCGTTCTTCAACGCGATGCTGCCCGGCCACGCGCTCTGGCGCCTGTCCCTGCCCTCGATCACCGAGCCCATGCACCTGCCCGGCTCGCAGATGATGGAATGGGGCGGCGCGCAGCGCTGGTGGATCACCGACGCCGACGCCACCACGGTGCGCATGAGCGCCAAGCAGGCCGGCGGCCACGCCACGCTGTATCGCGCCAGCGCCGGCTACGATCGCGGCGGCGGCGTGTTCACGCCGCTGGCCGGGCCGCTGCTGGCGATCCACCGTGGCCTGAAGGCCGCCTTCGATCCGGACCGCGTGTTCAACCGCGGCCGGCTCTACCCCGATTTCTGA
- the ubiA gene encoding 4-hydroxybenzoate octaprenyltransferase has product MFARFPLYLKLVRMDKPIGSLLLLWPTLNALWIASGGRPAPSLLVIFILGTLLMRSAGCAINDYADRDFDRHVKRTVDRPLTSGKIRAWEAVAIAVGLAIVSFLLILPLNGLTKWLSVVAVFVAGTYPFLKRFFAIPQAYLGIAFGFGIPMAFAAIQNTVPLIAWVMLAANVFWSVAYDTAYAMVDRDDDLKIGMRTSAITFGRYDVLAIMLCYAAVFAIYAWIGLTQQFGPVYWLGWAAAVGCAVYHYTLIKDRDRMKCFAAFRHNNWLGGALFVGIALHYAVTAF; this is encoded by the coding sequence ATGTTTGCCCGTTTCCCCCTCTACCTGAAGCTGGTCCGGATGGACAAGCCGATCGGCAGCCTGCTGCTGCTCTGGCCCACGCTCAACGCGCTGTGGATTGCCTCGGGAGGGCGCCCGGCGCCGTCGCTGCTGGTGATCTTCATCCTCGGCACGCTGCTGATGCGCTCGGCCGGTTGCGCGATCAACGACTACGCCGATCGCGACTTCGACCGCCACGTGAAGCGCACCGTCGACCGACCGCTGACCTCGGGCAAGATCCGCGCCTGGGAGGCGGTGGCGATCGCGGTCGGCCTGGCGATCGTCTCCTTCCTGCTGATCCTGCCGCTCAACGGCCTGACCAAGTGGCTGTCGGTGGTGGCCGTGTTCGTGGCCGGCACCTACCCCTTCCTGAAGCGCTTCTTCGCGATCCCGCAGGCCTATCTCGGCATCGCCTTCGGCTTCGGCATCCCGATGGCCTTCGCCGCGATCCAGAACACCGTGCCCCTGATCGCCTGGGTGATGCTGGCCGCGAACGTGTTCTGGTCGGTCGCCTACGACACGGCCTACGCGATGGTCGATCGCGACGACGACCTCAAGATCGGCATGCGCACCTCGGCGATCACCTTCGGCCGCTACGACGTGCTGGCGATCATGCTCTGCTACGCGGCGGTGTTCGCGATCTATGCCTGGATCGGCCTCACCCAGCAGTTCGGCCCGGTGTACTGGCTGGGCTGGGCGGCGGCGGTGGGTTGCGCGGTCTATCACTACACGCTGATCAAGGATCGCGACCGCATGAAGTGCTTCGCGGCATTCCGCCATAACAACTGGCTCGGCGGCGCGCTGTTCGTCGGGATCGCCCTGCATTACGCGGTGACGGCGTTCTGA
- the glcF gene encoding glycolate oxidase subunit GlcF, which produces MQTKLADFIRDTPDGAEAESILRKCVHCGFCTATCPTYQLLGDELDGPRGRIYLIKQMLEGAPVTRSTQQHLDRCLTCRSCESTCPSGVQYGRLVEIGRQQLETRVPRTLSQRLMRRALASFVPNGALFAPAMRIGQQLRPLLPKRLRDKVPPRTRPLAWPTAHHERRMLMLAGCVQPSMMPNINIATARVLDALGIETVIAPEAGCCGAIRLHLNYRDEALADARRNIDAWWPHIEAGAEAIVMNASGCGATVLEYAHLLRDDPAYADKARRVVELTRDVSELLAGFETRLVALAKRRGMQTVAYHPPCTLQHGQQSRGKVERLLEALGVELRVPADSHLCCGSAGTYSLTQPSLSYKLRKQKLARLAELDPQLIVSGNIGCLAHLQSGTATPVMHWIQLVEQLLDD; this is translated from the coding sequence ATGCAGACCAAGCTCGCCGATTTCATCCGCGACACGCCCGACGGCGCCGAGGCCGAATCGATCCTGCGCAAGTGCGTGCACTGCGGTTTCTGCACCGCCACCTGCCCGACCTACCAGTTGCTCGGCGACGAGCTCGACGGCCCGCGCGGGCGCATCTACCTGATCAAGCAGATGCTGGAAGGCGCGCCGGTGACGCGCAGCACCCAGCAGCATCTGGACCGCTGCCTGACCTGCCGCAGTTGCGAGAGCACCTGCCCGTCGGGCGTGCAGTATGGACGGCTGGTCGAGATCGGCCGCCAGCAGCTCGAGACGCGCGTGCCGCGCACGCTGTCGCAGCGCCTGATGCGGCGCGCGCTGGCCAGCTTCGTGCCGAACGGCGCGCTGTTCGCGCCGGCGATGCGGATCGGCCAGCAGCTGCGCCCGCTGCTGCCCAAGCGTCTGCGCGACAAGGTCCCGCCGCGCACCCGACCGCTGGCCTGGCCCACCGCGCACCACGAGCGTCGCATGCTGATGCTGGCCGGCTGCGTGCAGCCCTCGATGATGCCGAACATCAACATCGCCACGGCGCGCGTGCTCGACGCGCTCGGCATCGAGACCGTGATCGCGCCCGAGGCGGGCTGCTGCGGCGCGATCCGTCTGCACCTGAACTACCGCGACGAGGCGCTGGCCGACGCGCGCCGCAACATCGACGCCTGGTGGCCGCACATCGAGGCCGGCGCCGAGGCGATCGTGATGAACGCGAGCGGCTGCGGCGCCACCGTGCTCGAATACGCGCACCTGCTGCGCGACGATCCCGCCTATGCCGACAAGGCCCGCCGCGTGGTCGAGCTGACCCGCGACGTGTCCGAGCTGCTGGCCGGCTTCGAGACGCGCCTGGTGGCGCTGGCGAAACGGCGCGGCATGCAAACCGTCGCCTACCATCCGCCCTGCACGCTGCAGCACGGCCAGCAGTCGCGCGGCAAGGTCGAGCGCCTGCTCGAGGCGCTCGGCGTCGAGCTGCGCGTGCCGGCCGACAGCCATCTGTGCTGCGGCTCGGCCGGCACCTACTCGCTGACCCAGCCCTCGCTGTCCTACAAGCTGCGCAAGCAGAAGCTGGCCCGGTTGGCCGAGCTCGATCCGCAACTGATCGTCTCGGGCAACATCGGCTGCCTCGCTCACCTGCAAAGCGGCACCGCGACGCCGGTGATGCACTGGATCCAGCTCGTCGAGCAACTGCTCGACGACTGA